One window of the Candidatus Nanopelagicales bacterium genome contains the following:
- the rimP gene encoding ribosome maturation factor RimP, giving the protein MQHVSRDRLREVLGPVVSSAGADLEDVEVRTAGRRRVVRVVVDRDGGITLDDVAALSERVSATLDDTDVLGDAPYVLEVTSPGVDRPLTHPRHWRRAVGRLVRCDRHGHPTVTGRVVSADEAGAVLDVDGTSVPVAFADVDRAVVEVEFSRPDAAQPDDAEPHDAPGAG; this is encoded by the coding sequence ATGCAGCACGTGTCGCGGGACCGCCTGCGCGAGGTCCTCGGTCCGGTGGTTTCGTCCGCCGGTGCCGACCTCGAGGACGTCGAGGTCCGGACCGCGGGCCGGCGCCGGGTCGTCCGGGTCGTCGTGGACCGCGACGGCGGCATCACCCTCGACGACGTCGCTGCCCTGTCCGAGCGCGTCTCCGCGACCCTCGACGACACCGACGTGCTCGGTGACGCGCCCTACGTCCTCGAGGTGACCTCCCCGGGAGTGGACCGCCCGCTGACCCATCCCCGGCACTGGCGCCGGGCCGTCGGCCGTCTGGTCCGGTGCGACCGGCACGGCCACCCGACCGTCACCGGCCGCGTCGTCAGTGCCGACGAGGCCGGCGCGGTCCTCGACGTCGACGGGACGTCGGTGCCGGTGGCCTTCGCCGACGTCGACCGCGCCGTGGTGGAGGTGGAGTTCTCGCGGCCGGACGCCGCCCAGCCCGACGACGCCGAACCGCACGACGCCCCCGGCGCCGGCTGA
- a CDS encoding ferritin-like domain-containing protein — protein MSELEALEAAVAGEHAAVYAYGLVGGRLPADQQGRARSALDAHRARRDRLRARVVALGGTPPPAAIAYDPPFPVIDAESARALAAYVEDRLVPVYADLAAAVTGDERTEAVLTAREAAVRAVAWGGSPQAFPGG, from the coding sequence ATGAGCGAGCTGGAGGCGCTGGAGGCAGCGGTCGCCGGCGAGCACGCGGCGGTCTACGCGTACGGACTGGTCGGCGGCAGGCTGCCGGCAGACCAGCAGGGCCGGGCGCGTAGCGCGCTGGACGCGCACCGCGCGCGCCGGGACCGGCTCCGCGCCCGGGTCGTCGCCCTCGGGGGGACCCCGCCGCCGGCGGCGATCGCCTACGACCCGCCGTTCCCGGTCATCGACGCCGAGTCGGCGCGGGCGCTCGCCGCGTACGTGGAGGACCGGCTGGTCCCGGTCTACGCCGACCTGGCCGCGGCGGTGACCGGGGACGAGCGCACCGAGGCCGTGCTCACGGCCCGTGAGGCGGCGGTCCGCGCGGTCGCGTGGGGCGGGTCACCGCAGGCCTTCCCCGGCGGCTGA
- the nusA gene encoding transcription termination factor NusA has product MDIDVSALKGLVREKNLSLDLVVESIEQALLIAYHRTPGAAPLARVELDRKSGHVTVWATETDDDGTPMREYDDTPEGFGRIAATTARQVLLQRLRDAEGDVTFGEFAGREGDLVSGVVQQGSDPRVVLVDLGKVEGVLPASEQVPGESYQHGTRLKCYVVSVRKGPRGPQVTLSRSHPGLVKALFALEVPEIADGTVEIAAMAREAGHRTKIAVKSTVPGVNAKGACIGPMGQRVRQVMTELHGEKIDIVDHSDDPAEMVAHALSPARVTRVTVVDPTARAARVIVPDYQLSLAIGREGQNARLAARLTGWRIDIRPDTAPGDGPAPGDGPAPGDGPAPGDGPAPGDAPA; this is encoded by the coding sequence GTGGACATCGACGTCAGCGCCCTCAAGGGACTGGTCCGCGAGAAGAACCTGTCCCTCGACCTGGTCGTGGAGAGCATCGAGCAGGCCCTGCTCATCGCCTACCACCGCACGCCCGGCGCCGCACCGCTGGCGCGGGTGGAGCTGGACCGCAAGTCCGGTCACGTCACGGTGTGGGCCACCGAGACCGACGACGACGGCACGCCGATGCGCGAGTACGACGACACCCCGGAGGGATTCGGCAGGATCGCCGCGACCACGGCCCGGCAGGTGCTGCTGCAGCGGCTGCGGGACGCGGAGGGCGACGTCACGTTCGGCGAGTTCGCCGGCCGCGAGGGCGACCTGGTGTCCGGCGTCGTGCAGCAGGGTTCCGACCCCCGGGTCGTGCTCGTCGACCTCGGCAAGGTCGAGGGCGTGCTGCCGGCCAGCGAGCAGGTGCCGGGGGAGTCCTACCAGCACGGCACCCGGCTGAAGTGCTACGTGGTGTCCGTGCGCAAGGGCCCGCGCGGCCCGCAGGTCACGCTCTCGCGCAGCCACCCGGGCCTGGTGAAGGCGCTGTTCGCCCTCGAGGTGCCGGAGATCGCTGACGGGACCGTCGAGATCGCGGCGATGGCGCGGGAGGCCGGCCACCGCACCAAGATCGCGGTGAAGTCCACCGTCCCCGGGGTCAACGCCAAGGGGGCCTGCATCGGCCCCATGGGCCAGCGGGTGCGCCAGGTGATGACCGAGCTGCACGGCGAGAAGATCGACATCGTTGACCACAGCGACGACCCGGCGGAGATGGTCGCGCACGCGCTGTCGCCGGCCCGGGTCACCCGCGTGACCGTCGTGGACCCCACGGCTCGGGCGGCGCGCGTGATCGTCCCCGACTACCAGCTGTCGCTGGCCATCGGCCGCGAGGGCCAGAACGCCCGCCTGGCCGCCCGGCTCACCGGCTGGCGCATCGACATCCGGCCCGACACCGCTCCCGGCGACGGCCCCGCCCCCGGCGACGGCCCCGCCCCCGGTGACGGCCCCGCCCCCGGCGACGGCCCCGCCCCCGGCGACGCCCCGGCGTGA